tgaaatctcatttatttctgataaCAACCTTTCAAAGTGTCatcacctccattttacagatgagaagactgaggctcagagagatttaGTCATTTGCACACAATTACATGTCTAGCTTCTAGGGAGTGGTGGAGTGAGATTTACATACAGGTCTCTCTCATTTCAAATCCATGCTATTTGCCTCTCTGTATGTAAAACTTCAAATAGCCAAAATGGCCAAGTaaggtaagaaaacaaaaaccctaaaacaaataagcaaaaaaactTGAGTCCTGGATCATACAGTTAAGATAACCACAACTCAGTTGATGGACAATTGGCTGATTCCCCCCTAGAACCGGTAACGACAAGCCACTCTGTAGCCTGACACCTGAGCACCAGGGGACCTCTTGTCCCCTGTGCGGTCCTGCTCTGCGAGCTAGTACTCCAACTGCCAAACATTACATATGAGAACAAGTTATCCATGTTACATTATGCCTGTGGAAAGATCTGATTTCTtactcaaatattattttttgactCTTTTCAGACATAGATTGAATATGTGGTTCCCTCATGGCTATCTCAAAACACACAGCAAAGACTAATTCTTTGCACTAtcctatattaatattttctttccctccttatAAGGAGATGAGTTATAAATCAGGTGAGATTAGAAAGCAGTCACTcaagaatgaatattttaaggAATTACCTAGAAAGAACTGAGATTTTTCTTCCCCACATGGTAAATCATACAGAGTAGCAGCCTGCCCCAGGTCCCCCAGGACAACATCTTGAGCGCATATGTTATGCTGGGTTCTGTATTGACTAATTCAGAAACTCCAGGGTAAAATAACCAAAGTTCCCAAgtcaaaaatgaaagtaaaaggagaGAATGAAGTGAGGATCACTGTTACAACATTCCAACAACTTCACAAATAGCCATGAAAGTAGCCGGCATTACAGGTTAGCAAATTTACCATTGCAAGCATCAACCTGCACCGTTGGTGTCAGGTCGCAAACGAGCCCATCTACCTCTCACTTTACTGATAATTCTTTTCCTCTCCAGAAATATAAgcacatttgacaaaattaataTTGAGATCATTTCACTAGAGGGCTTATCTAAATATATGCTATATTAAAAATAGTCATGATATAAATATTTCTCACAAGAGCTGCAGCGATGGTGTGAATAAAAAACTCCCTTCGGAGATTTCAGTAAAACCAGATCTCACAAAGgatctgaaagaaaacaaaacaacaaacagacacacacaaagagacacacacagaacacagaaCAAACCTTATGTTAATCCGGTTTAGCAAAACAGTCACTACTGGACACTATTTTATGAAGTATGATACTATGCCTTGCCAGCTGAGGTAGGCGACATGAATCTGCTGCAGGTTTCTCATAATAATGTTCGGGGAGTGGAAGATATCTAAGCATGTTCTGTAGCAGCTAATAAGAATCAAAATGTCTAAATGCAGCAAAATGTTAGCTCTGTCAAACGGCCAGGCGTGCAAGAGGAATCTCTCTCCCCATGCCCTTTTACCAATACATACAAAGCCCCAAATACATCGGCTGGAATTTTTAAATCGTAAATTAGATATCAAAATGCTTACGGGCCTTACAGTGAGATAACGTCAGGAGGAACGGTGCGTGGAATGGATCTGGCATTCTCACATAAGGCATTATCTTTGGTACAAGTACACACGGCAGGGCATTTTGGCTTTGCTGGTTTCTTCCCCTCAGTCAGCAGAAGCGCAGATAAGAGACATAGGCAATAAGCAATTCTTTTCAGGGGGATGCAGGCATTTCCCATCCTTTGGCTTCTCTCTGATTCCATGCAGTCGAAAAAATATCCCCAAACATGAACAGGGCTTCTGGAATTCAGATGGTGATTGTCTTGCTCTAAGATCAGGTCACATAAGAGTCCACCCTTTTCCTTtgcctctgtctctctgcttttcaaaacagGGACCTGCAGCTGATTCGTGAGCCGCTCCTGGCTCCAGCGAGGCACTGCTGGGGAAGAGACCTGTGAGGTGCTGCGAGATGGGAGGGACCCAACGGCTGGAGGAGAGAGCAGACTTGCATCACCACGAAAACACAGAGCACAGACCAGCCTTCGAAGGCAAAGCGAAGTGATGTAACAGAGAATAAACAGCTTTCTGCTTGCACCGGGAGGCCCTTTAATTGTTACCAAAAATAGGACGGCATTATGTCTTATTAGTGGGTGGGTGGGCGGGTGGGTGGGAGCAGTCATCTTGCCTGGGATCTCAGCAATCTCGGAAACCTCTGGGAATTTGCTTTTCCGTGTGGCAAACAACCTAGTAAGAAAAACCAGCTTCGGAGCCAGCCCTGGCtggaaaaatgaagtgaaatgaaactcTCCCTCTGCAGCCTTTGGCTAAAAACCTTGGTATTTCTTGCTGAGTCCACCTGACTGATGCCATCGCTGAAAGACAAACAACACATGGAGAATGTGACTTTCAGGGAATGAATGTGAGTAAATACTTTTCTGACACTTCACTGTCATAAATTATTGATTTTCATAATCCACCCTCCCCCACGTGtgagccattccctcctcccgtGTGAAGGAGGGAGACCGAAGCACTGACTGCCTCTGTGTCTAACACCCCCTCCTCACCTCTCACACCCCCCTTCTTCAGCACCAGAACCAGAAGCCTGGAAGGAAGTCCCTGCCAGCAGGAGGCAGCCAACTTGGGCTTCCAGGGCTCTGGAAAAGGTCTGGCTGAGCCTGGGAGGCTGAGACAGGGTGGGGAAAATGCCAGCCGACCAGCCAAAGACCCGGCTTTTGAGGGTCCAATTCTGCTGTGAACTAGCTGATGGTGTCTCTGGATCTGTACAATGGGCGTGACAGTACAGATGTTCCATATATATTGCAAACATTAAATCCAAATGATAGGATGCCACTGTCCCACGTAATGGGAAAGAGGATgcacccttggagaaggaaattcatTTAAACAagagcccaggctctagggcagggAGGTATTATCTATGTGCCCGGGGAGGCACTTAGGGTAAGGAATAGATGCTTGGGCCTCTTTCCAAGTGGTGGGCAATCATCCCTGAAGCTGGCATAGCTGGTCAGGGATGTCAGTCCACCATCATTTTTCTCCCAGCTTTTCAGACTGAAAGGAGTACATGGACTGTGTAAGCCAAGGTGCAATCATGACCTCAACTCATCCTACACAGAGCTTGAGTCATTGACAGTCCATCCTTTCCTTCTCATCGTAGAGAGCACAAATCCCTCATTTACTTCTCTGTAAGCTCTGTGAAGGGAGGGTGGTGGCAGTCATGGTCATTCCCCTATTTGACTGCTGTCTGTTTACCCAGAAGACTGCAGGCTCCATGAAGGGAGAGATTCAGGAGGGAATCCGTGCACACCTCCATGTACAACCAGCGTTCCCTCATGAACAGCCAGAGAGCATGGAGGTTCCCCATGGTTGAGACATGCTCATCCCAAGAAATTCCAAATGGCTCCTCAGAGATATCATGAAGGAGGTCAGGGACAATTCCCAAGGCAATGATGTAGCTGAGTTGCAGGGTAAGGGGGATGATGGAGAGGGTTGGCAGGAGCATCCCAGGTGAGCAGGCAGCATCTGTGAAGGCCTGGCCACCACCCAGAGGACCACGGATGCCTCTGCAGAGTTCTAGGCAGACAAGGGATAGAATCTGGTTTGTGTTTCTAAAGGACCTGTAGGTTGCTTTCATTAAAccagtttggggtggggggtgggggtggtggaggggcaCATGTAAAtatggttttttggtttttttctttccacaaaacaaaaaaagaaagaaccaagTCAATTAGAAGTAATGATTTTGGAATGCATCTTACTCTTGCTTCCCTGTCTAGGCTCCATGGAGAGGGGGAGTTTatcacagtgattttaaaaacGGTGACCCAGGGGACAAGCCCCACTTGAAACAGTAAAAGTGTCACTGAAAAGTTGGCTGCAAGTCAGATTTTTGTAGACTGAATCCTGCTTCAAGTGCACAGTGGAAACTTGCTCCGTGGAATAATTATGTGGCAAAAATTGTTATAGAAGATGGTTTTTACTCAAACAATCACCTACACCCTAAGTTCTCTGACTTGTAAGTGATGCATTTGGTAGCAATAAAGTAAAGACCCTGAGAACTTTCCGGGACCTCAGAGTTCTCAGCTCCAATCCCTGCATGGGGAGACTAAGGTCCTGAGGGGTCACAAGGATGATGAGTGGCAGGGCCACCACTCTGTGTGGGGTGACCCTCTGGCAGATATTTAGTTAAACTGATCCCTGTAggcatggctcagatggtaaagaatctgcctgcaatgcaggagacccaggttcgatccctaggttgggagaaatcccctgtagaaggaaatgggaaaccactccagtattcttgcctggagaattccatggataaaggagcctggcaggctaaagtccatagggtcacaaagagtcagacacgactgaacgactacactttctttcttttttttgtggcgaAACAGGATGCTTCCCTCCCTCCGTTTCACTTTCAAATGTATCAAACTATCAAGATGGCTTGATCAGTCCCTGGCTCTGTACTCTGTAGATGTGAAAGGATGAGCAGTCTTTCATGTCTGACTTGGTTAAGCCGGGAGGGCAAATGAATGAGGGAAAGAAGGCATTGCCATAACTTCACTTCACAGCTGTATTTATCTGGCAGTTCAGTTTGTCAGTTCAAGTGGAAAAAGGACCATAgcggggggtgaggggggtgttCTAAGGACAAATGACAATGGGCGTTCTGAAAAGAcagtaactttttctttttgtatggcATTTAAAGCTCAGACTTGAATTCCCCATTCAGTTAAAACACCCACCGAGATGAGGCACCAATTGAACTGTGTAATACAGATAACTGGTATTCTTTTGGGGAGGAGGAACCATTCCGGGCGCCAGAATTGGTTCCCTCCTTAGAGGGAAGTAGTGAGAGGAGGGCAGCTTGTTGCAAGAGTGATGTCTTGAGGGGCCTGGGGGGGAGCTCCTTCTGCTGACCAagcttccctgccctcctccgggAAGCCGTGGTAGGACACTGAGAGGGGATGGGAAGTGAGAGGGTAGATGCTTCCCTCCCCAAGAGGGGTTTCCTCCAGCTTGGAAGTTTATATAAGTTTTGGCAGCCCACCTGTGCATGACGGGGGTGCCTTGGGAGAGGTGCCTAGAAAGGATGAAAGCAGAGCTGGAAGGAGGCCCAGGAAGGTGGGGGAGGCCTGGCCAAGGCCGGCTCCCTGCCCAGTCCCAGCTCTGGAGCAGTAGCTGAGGGACTCCAGGGCTGGCTCTGCACTTGACCAGCCATGTGACCATGGGCTAGCTATTTCAGCTTTCTAGGCCAGTTTTACTCCCTGGTAaaatgggggggggtgggggggtggtggtgtatTTAATACTGCATATCATATaaagttggttttttaaaaaatacatttaatttatttatttggctgcaccaggtcttagttgtggccctcgggatctttagttgtagcatgcaggatctagttctctgaccaatgatggaacccaggtcctctgcactgggagcgtagagccactagaccaccagggaagtcccacaggtAAAGTTGCGGAGAGAATGAGAGACAATAATGTATTTAAAGTGCTCAGCATGGGGTCTGATTTATGGGGATGATCTGTCATCgccatcatcactgtcatcaccatcatcactgtcatcGTTGCAGTGGGACTTGAATTCTGAACCTGTGACTTCCGATATGTGGAAAGCCAAGCTCTCAAATGAAATGAGTTTATCTTAAGTATATGTTCACTCTAGGAAGCAGGCATTTCTGGGCAGGATGACAGACTGTGGTCTTGCCAAGAGCTTCTACACGTGAGGGAACCAAGAAGCCTCCTCGGGAAGAAAGAACTCTCTTCCAGCTTGGGAGCATCAAGCTTGGTCCAAGGGTAAGAGCCAGGGCTGGACAAAAAGAAGGTGGTTATGAATGAACGTTGGatggagtttgtttttttttttctttaacccatTGCCCTTGAACATGTGTAATTTTGAGGGTGTAAGaagaatctgggcttcccaggtggagcagtggtaaagaattcacctgccagtgcaggaggcacaagagatgtaTGTtcgaggaagatcccctggagtaggaaatagcaacccactccagtattcttgcctggaaaattccatggacagagatgcctggtgggctgcagtccatagggtcacaaagagtcagacacgcctgagcataCATGTACAAGAAGAACCTACCCTGGGATCCCTGTAACAGAGGGCGTTTTCTCTAGTTTGGTGGGTATCATGGCGTTGCTTATGGGCGCTATGAGACTAAACACTGTGTTCTGGCACCCAGAGCTGCTATAGAG
The genomic region above belongs to Cervus canadensis isolate Bull #8, Minnesota chromosome 8, ASM1932006v1, whole genome shotgun sequence and contains:
- the LGI1 gene encoding leucine-rich glioma-inactivated protein 1 isoform X2 — protein: MTAPTHPPTHPLIRHNAVLFLVTIKGPPGASRKLFILCYITSLCLRRLVCALCFRGDASLLSPPAVGSLPSRSTSQVSSPAVPRWSQERLTNQLQVPVLKSRETEAKEKGGLLCDLILEQDNHHLNSRSPVHVWGYFFDCMESERSQRMGNACIPLKRIAYCLCLLSALLLTEGKKPAKPKCPAVCTCTKDNALCENARSIPRTVPPDVISLSFVRSGFTEISEGSFLFTPSLQLLLFTSNSFDVISDDAFIGLPHLEYLFIENNNIKSISRHTFRGLKSLIHLSLANNNLQTLPKDIFKGLDSLTNVDLRGNSFNCDCKLKWLVEWLSHTNATVEDIYCEGPPEYKKRKINSLSSKDFDCIITEFAKSQDLPYQSLSIDTFSYMNDEYVVIAQPFTGKCIFLEWDHVEKTFRNYDNITGKLHGLAETQFLHL